A stretch of DNA from Bacteroidales bacterium:
TAAAATATGAACAGAAAATTTATTGTAATTAAAACGGAGAAAAAATTAAAAAAATTTTTTATTGATGAAATTTTGTATTGCAAAGCTGATGGGGCATATTCAATAATTAAAACAACTGATAATAAAGAATTTATTGTTTCGAAATTATTAAAAGTAATTGAGAACCTGTTGACAGAATATGAATTTATTCGTATTAATCGTAGTTATTTGGTTAATCTCGAACATTGTATGGAAATAATAATTGGTAGAGAACCAAAATTGGTATTATCAAACAATGAAAAACTAAAACTAAACAATAAAAATCTGAAAAATATAGAAAATAAATTTTGTCTTTATTCATAAAAATACACTACTCATTTGTTAAATTACGCTGTTCACAAACCCATACTGTTTTTTCTTATTTAATTATAATATATTATTAAAATTTGCAGCAATTAATTTATTTAAAAACTAAAATGAAAAAAATGAAAAAATTATTACCATTAATTTTAGGATTATTTCTTTTTTCACTTATAAGCTGTGAAAAAGAAGAAACAAATGATGAGCAAATAATTGCTAATCAAGGCATTTCAAATGCTTTAGTTGAATCTGAAGGAATATTCAAGGAGGATATAGTTGTTACAGATATAAGCGGAGAAAACTCTATTTTCCTTACAATTTATTCAGATGATAAAGAATTGTTATCTGAATATTTAGAAATGAATAAATTTGAGTTATTGATAAACAAAGATGATGTTACAGAATTAAAAGAAATTAACTCCACAGCGTATAATAATACAAAAAAATCAGGTTCTGAAGAATATAATATGGATGAAGAACCAAAAATTTTTGTTGATTTAATAACTGCTAATTTAAAAGAAAATGTAAGTAGTTATTCACTTGAAATTCAAAATGACCAAACAAAATCAACAAAAGATGTATATGGGTATCCTGTTGCCTATACAACAAAAGATCCTTTTATTGGTGTTGTTCATAAAGGTTGGGGTTACTCATTTATTGTACAATTCAAATACAAAAAAAAGAATTGGCTTAGTAAATGGACGACATATGAAAAACCGGATGGATCAAATGCATGGTTTGTGCATCCATCAGGACAATATTATTACTGTCAAGGTGATAATTTTAATGTATATAAAAGAATGTTATATATACGACGTAATTATTATCAAAAAATTATTAATTATCGTATTGCATATAAACGTGAAGATTTTAGAGGACATCATTGTACAATAGGAACTTATGATACTGAAAATTGTTATGTTGGCACACCTCCAAGTGGCACAGATGCTTTTATGTACCCAAACGATCGTGGTCATTTTTATTATACACCGGTAAATGGAAATCAATGTCCACGACCGGGTAGTTGGTTTGATCAGTATAATTGTTATGTTATGGATATTCCAAATTCATGTGTTGGTTTTATATATCATAATAAATGGTATGTGAAATCAGATATTATTTATTAAAATTATTATTAAATTAATACTATAAAAAGTTGCTTTAAGAATTAACTAAAGCAACTTTTTTTATGTAAAATATTACAAGATGAAGAATTTTAAACATATTTCAAATTATGCTATTATAATTATACTAATTATAGTAGTATCTTTTTTTAGTAATTGTAAAAATAATATTAACGATAAGCTACATAAACAAGATATTGAATTAGCAGCAACTGTTAACGGGAAAAAAATAATATTAGATAATATTGATTCTATGGTTAGTTCTCAGATTTATGAAATTAGAATGCAAGCATTGGAAATATTAATTTCACGCTATCTTTTAGAGTCTGAAGCAAACAAACAAAACATTTTATTAAAAAAACTTGTTGAAAAAGAAATAAATCAAAAATGTAAAAAAATTTCGAATCAGGATTTTAATAATTACATAAAACAATCAAATATTACA
This window harbors:
- a CDS encoding LytTR family transcriptional regulator, with product MNRKFIVIKTEKKLKKFFIDEILYCKADGAYSIIKTTDNKEFIVSKLLKVIENLLTEYEFIRINRSYLVNLEHCMEIIIGREPKLVLSNNEKLKLNNKNLKNIENKFCLYS